A section of the Kluyveromyces lactis strain NRRL Y-1140 chromosome F complete sequence genome encodes:
- the CCT4 gene encoding chaperonin-containing T-complex subunit CCT4 (highly similar to uniprot|P39078 Saccharomyces cerevisiaeYDL143W CCT4 Subunit of the cytosolic chaperonin Cct ring complex related to Tcp1p): protein MVSQAKQPSNATFKNREKPQEVRKANIIAARAVADAIRTSLGPKGMDKMIKTSRGDIIISNDGHTILKQMAILHPVAKMLVEVSGAQDVEAGDGTTSVVIMTGALLGAAEKLLNKGIHPTIIAESFQRAAERSVEILLNMSTKISLDDKEALVRAASTSLSSKIVSQHSSFLAPLAVDCVLSIASHDSTNVDLNDIRLIKKVGGTIDDTEMVNGVVLTQNAVKTAGGPTRIEKARIGLIQFQISPPKPDTENNIVVNDYRQMDKILKEERAYLLNICKKIKKAKCNVLLIQKSILRDAVNDLALHFLSKLGIMVVRDIERDEVEFLSKSLGCKPISDVELFTEDRLGSADVVEEVESDGSNIVTITGVKTTNKNPTVSVVIRGANNMVLDETERSLHDALCVIRCLVKERALIAGGGAPEIEVSYRLMKEARTMEGVEAFVWQEYAEALEVIPTTLAENAGLNSLNVVTELRLRHENGESNSGISVRRSGTSNTYEDHILQPVLVSTSAIRLASECVKSILRIDDITFSR, encoded by the coding sequence ATGGTTTCACAAGCTAAACAACCTTCCAATGCGACCTTTAAGAATCGTGAGAAGCCACAAGAAGTTCGTAAGGCCAATATTATAGCTGCCCGTGCTGTGGCCGATGCAATTCGTACTTCTTTGGGTCCTAAGGGTATGGATAAGATGATCAAGACATCTAGAGgtgatattattatttcCAACGATGGGCATACCattttgaaacaaatgGCTATCTTGCATCCAGTGGCTAAGATGTTGGTTGAAGTTTCTGGTGCACAGGATGTTGAGGCTGGTGATGGTACTACCTCGGTTGTTATCATGACAGGTGCACTATTAGGTGCAGCTGAAAAGTTGTTGAATAAAGGGATCCATCCAACTATTATTGCGGAATCTTTCCAAAGAGCTGCTGAAAGATCGGTTGAGATTTTGTTGAACATGTCAACGAAGATCTCGTTGGACGATAAAGAGGCTTTAGTTCGTGCCGCATCTACCTCGCTAAGTTCTAAAATTGTGTCACAACATTCTTCATTTTTGGCCCCATTGGCCGTAGACTGTGTGTTGAGCATTGCCTCTCATGATTCGACTAACGTTGATTTGAACGATATTCGTTTGATCAAGAAGGTTGGTGGTACCATTGATGATACTGAGATGGTAAATGGTGTTGTCTTGACACAAAATGCGGTAAAAACTGCCGGTGGACCAActagaattgaaaaggcAAGGATCGGATTAATccaattccaaatttctCCTCCAAAGCCAGATACTGAAAATAACATTGTGGTTAACGATTATAGACAAATGGAtaagattttgaaagaggaaagaGCTTACTTGTTGAACATATgtaaaaagatcaagaaggCCAAATGTAACGTGTTGTTAATCCAGAAGTCTATCCTAAGAGATGCTGTAAATGACCTTGCATTGCATTTCCTCTCAAAATTGGGAATAATGGTGGTCAGagatattgaaagagatgaagttgaattcTTATCAAAGAGTTTGGGTTGTAAACCAATCTCTGACGTTGAACTATTCACCGAAGACAGATTAGGCTCTGCAGACGTAGTAGAAGAAGTGGAAAGTGATGGTTCCAATATTGTTACCATCACTGGTGTAAAGACAACCAACAAGAACCCAACAGTGTCAGTCGTCATTCGCGGTGCTAACAACATGGTCTTGGATGAAACTGAACGTTCTCTACATGATGCTTTATGTGTCATCCGTTGTTTGGTTAAAGAAAGAGCCTTGATTGCAGGTGGTGGTGCCCCAGAAATTGAAGTTTCATACCGTCTAATGAAGGAAGCGCGTACCATGGAAGGTGTGGAAGCATTTGTTTGGCAAGAGTATGCAGAAGCACTAGAAGTCATTCCAACGACATTAGCCGAGAATGCAGGTTTGAATAGTTTGAATGTTGTCACGGAGTTACGTTTGAGACACGAAAATGGTGAATCCAATTCTGGTATTTCGGTAAGACGTTCTGGTACCTCAAATACTTACGAAGACCATATTCTACAACCTGTTCTAGTATCCACAAGTGCAATCAGGTTGGCTTCTGAATGTGTTAAGTCTATTCTACgtattgatgatatcaCTTTCAGTCGTTAA
- the CRR1 gene encoding putative glycosylase (similar to uniprot|Q05790 Saccharomyces cerevisiae YLR213C), producing the protein MLSTILLWISCCTISTLAQEATRYFPETPIGCSLENNCPAEWPCCSQFGQCGTGPFCVGGCNPRLSHDPGSCLGQPALLPRMSPSFWLQSSLEQKPALKSSFLPRVQPSMDVASNEGGEKDLNNRGIVNFANFLISPQERIIKKMLRDYHFTYSGFVKYDAPGQLTLAMPKHTSGSLISSTRSFLYGRATVKMKTARGRGVVTAVVLISTVGDEIDFEFIGGELHHAQSNYYHQGELNHTRMEKLELSSDSFENTHIYEVDWDQDRINWIVDGVVARTLYKEDTWNEEKQRYEYPQTPMRLQVSVWPGGREDADPGTIMWAGGLIDWENSPDILEKGQFYATVESIAVTPYENKFWPSIVDELERLHLPIDANSLLDITYDYNYDKFNEHTWFEDSVIWKKGKLPYLSSLDKNGLNPGRQQQSLLVGKQLKQEQGDGPDQSPSNRFIQDTNKPSEKNHEEQDLLLRNALQSRDATTNGGSSHNNRNPIKRLLNMLH; encoded by the coding sequence ATGCTTTCTACTATTTTGTTATGGATTTCCTGTTGCacaatttcaactttagCACAAGAAGCTACTAGGTATTTCCCAGAAACTCCAATAGGCTGCTCTCTTGAAAATAATTGTCCTGCAGAATGGCCATGTTGCTCACAATTTGGACAATGCGGTACGGGTCCTTTTTGTGTTGGAGGTTGTAACCCAAGATTATCTCACGATCCAGGTAGTTGCTTAGGACAACCAGCATTATTACCACGAATGTCGCCTAGCTTCTGGTTGCAAAGCTCACTGGAGCAAAAACCTGCTCTAAAAAGTAGCTTTCTGCCTAGAGTACAACCCAGTATGGACGTTGCATCGAATGAAGGTGGAGAAAAGGACTTGAATAATAGAGGTATAGTTAATTTCGCTAACTTCCTAATATCACCACAAGAACGAATCATTAAGAAAATGTTAAGAGACTATCATTTCACGTACAGTGGATTTGTTAAATACGATGCACCTGGTCAATTGACTCTTGCTATGCCTAAACATACTTCGGGAAGTTTAATATCATCCACAAGATCTTTTCTATACGGTAGAGCTACCgtaaaaatgaaaacagCTAGAGGTCGCGGAGTTGTTACTGCAGTGGTATTAATTTCAACTGTAggtgatgaaattgattttgaatttattgGAGGAGAATTACATCATGCTCAATCTAATTATTATCACCAAGGTGAATTAAATCACACAAGGATGGAAAAGCTAGAACTAAGTTCTGACAGTTTTGAAAATACTCATATTTACGAAGTCGATTGGGACCAAGATAGAATCAACTGGATTGTGGACGGTGTAGTAGCTAGAACATTATACAAGGAAGATACATGGAATGAGGAAAAACAAAGATACGAATATCCACAAACACCAATGAGATTGCAAGTGTCGGTGTGGCCAGGTGGAAGAGAAGATGCTGACCCTGGTACCATAATGTGGGCTGGAGGGCTCATTGATTGGGAAAACTCGCCCGATATACTTGAGAAGGGTCAATTTTATGCAACTGTGGAATCAATAGCCGTTACACCTTACGAAAACAAATTCTGGCCATCAATAGTTGATGAACTAGAAAGATTACATTTACCTATTGATGCTAATTCATTGTTAGATATTACTTACGATTACAATTATGACAAGTTTAATGAGCATACGTGGTTTGAAGATTCAGTCATTTGGAAGAAGGGCAAATTACCTTATTTATCTTCCTTGGACAAGAATGGCCTAAATCCGGGAAGACAGCAACAAAGTCTTTTGGTAGGTAAACAATTGAAGCAAGAGCAGGGAGATGGGCCGGATCAGAGTCCTTCAAACAGGTTTATTCAAGACACTAATAAACCATCGGAAAAAAATcatgaagaacaagatttGCTCCTACGAAACGCTCTGCAGTCACGCGATGCTACCACAAATGGGGGTTCCAGTCACAATAACAGAAATCCTATCAAAAGATTGCTTAATATGCTACATTAA
- a CDS encoding uncharacterized protein (similar to uniprot|Q07589 Saccharomyces cerevisiae YDL144C Hypothetical ORF) has translation MSSNIIPPSEQTSSALIIGAGGVGVITAYSLYHCGLSEVSLVTRSDYDHVVEFGYKIDSCDYGEITNWRPHNVYKTVEDASSAEKFFDYIIITTKNIPDGPKDSTVHAILKPVIEANYKLNDEKVTNVVLIQNGIDIEKEVLEHFNPATYNLCLLSGVQLIASTKVGPGHIVQKGKDHVSFGSFDKDDDIAIGQAKKLVSIYHNEGHNTGVFDENVRKTRWNKLLYNAAINTTTALVGLDVPRCFEFSVEKKATEFEVFRPAMQEIVSIAASEDVSIDENLIEFFNDVTRNILYKPSMCVDLENGRLMELEIILGNPIRIAKANGVETPTLKLLYNLLILVQNKLKEQKKLIEFDEEILKLVV, from the coding sequence atGTCCTCAAACATAATCCCACCTTCAGAACAAACGTCAAGCGCTTTAATCATCGGAGCTGGTGGTGTAGGGGTTATAACCGCATACTCTTTATACCATTGTGGGTTGTCAGAGGTGTCGTTGGTAACAAGATCCGATTATGACCACGTCGTTGAGTTTGGTTACAAGATTGACTCCTGTGATTACGGTGAAATCACTAATTGGAGGCCTCATAACGTCTATAAGACTGTTGAGGACGCATCTTCTgctgaaaagttctttgatTATATCATTATCACCACCAAGAACATCCCTGATGGGCCCAAGGATTCTACCGTTCATGCTATCTTGAAACCAGTTATCGAAGCAAATTACAAATTAAATGACGAAAAGGTTACCAACGTTGTTTTGATTCAGAATGGTatcgatattgaaaaagaggTTTTGGAACATTTCAACCCAGCGACGTATAATCTTTGTCTATTATCGGGTGTTCAATTGATTGCTTCCACCAAGGTAGGACCGGGTCATATCGTTCAAAAGGGGAAAGATCACGTTAGTTTCGGGTCGTTTGATaaggatgatgatattgCCATAGGACAGGCTAAGAAACTGGTCTCCATATACCATAACGAGGGTCACAATACTGGTGTTTTTGATGAGAACGTTCGTAAGACCAGATGGAACAAGCTGTTGTACAACGCAGCGATCAATACAACTACTGCATTGGTCGGTTTAGACGTTCCTAGATGCTTTGAATTCTCTGTCGAGAAAAAAGCAACCGAATTCGAGGTGTTCAGACCTGCCATGCAAGAGATTGTCTCCATTGCTGCCAGTGAGGACGTCTCCATTGATGAGAATTTGATAGAATTCTTCAACGATGTTACTAGGAATATCCTTTATAAGCCTTCCATGTGTGTAGATCTGGAAAATGGAAGGCTCATGGAACTTGAAATTATCCTTGGTAACCCAATCAGAATCGCTAAGGCTAATGGTGTTGAAACACCTACACTAAAGTTGTTATATAACTTGTTGATTTTAGTTCAAAACAAActcaaagaacaaaagaaactCATCGAATTCGATGAAGAGATTCTGAAACTTGTTGTTTAA
- the FRE1 gene encoding ferric/cupric-chelate reductase (similar to uniprot|P32791 Saccharomyces cerevisiae YLR214W FRE1 Ferric reductase and cupric reductase reduces siderophore-bound iron and oxidized copper prior to uptake by transporters expression induced by low copper and iron levels) translates to MRLSGLLIWILAWFQVHVQALVLIDSTLASACVYYELQYDWGCNSHSNGMKAYACRCGNAAWLGSVTNCVYENTNSTRLRNHALRHISTRCLQKGGFEYSLADMQGFYKNATSYLREPTKMDLTMPVDLPLRVNESSYAYYHKGFKDFTFSVQRSQWFGWGLVFYWATILVLASIFNLSKRVFGFTWETNWIRRTLTLPSTFGKYHNSPYTLWKCFQFYFPTRLQSWVIAVFLIQTIVSCCVGYNTISMPHPYLTSRWYANLDLISYRTDLMAISLFPIVYFFGIRNNPFTWVTGISFATFNLYHKWTAYVMVILAFIHSIIWTVWAKSKEGGGYLAWWPDAYWQWGVFATMLSFFMVAHSHKWIRDLAYEFFLIFHKLFNVMFIVCMYYHLNTLGWLGWVWSMVGIWGFDRVMRFAKIILCGGLQTATVTDCGNGVIRMKIKNPRLLKFYPGSYAYVYFFSTSDPWIYSFQSHPFTVLSVPDEDESTLTIIFKAKKGITRNVLNRLLKSGVDELKYKIFVEGPYGAAYPCHKNSTRKFIGLAAGLGISAVFPHIKSVIEQTSTNIVHELKWISNDMNCLNWFSKELAWLASNNCKITFIYTKDIGSDTESVSDYSEKPKSIQDQKISSKIEVLTFSTRPDMNQIVHEAISSSEEDISFVSCGPSSFIDVVRYSVKKELANTKVDVDLEEESFTW, encoded by the coding sequence ATGAGATTATCTGGTTTGCTAATATGGATTTTAGCATGGTTTCAGGTTCATGTACAGGCATTGGTTTTGATTGATTCGACGCTAGCGTCCGCTTGTGTTTATTATGAATTGCAATACGATTGGGGTTGTAACTCGCATAGTAATGGTATGAAGGCATACGCATGCAGATGTGGTAATGCTGCTTGGTTAGGATCAGTCACAAACTGTGTATATGAGAATACAAATAGTACGAGGTTGAGAAACCATGCATTGAGGCACATCTCGACACGTTGCTTGCAAAAAGGTGGGTTCGAGTATTCTTTGGCCGACATGCAAGGTTTCTACAAGAATGCTACATCATATTTGAGAGAGCCAACTAAGATGGATTTGACAATGCCAGTTGATTTGCCATTGCGGGTGAACGAAAGTTCATACGCATATTATCATAAAGGGTTCAAAGACTTCACTTTCTCTGTACAAAGATCGCAATGGTTTGGCTGGGGTTTGGTTTTCTATTGGGCCACGATCCTCGTGTTGGCATCaatcttcaatttatcTAAGAGAGTGTTTGGGTTCACATGGGAAACTAACTGGATTAGAAGAACTCTTACGTTACCATCAACCTTTGGTAAATACCATAATAGCCCTTACACACTATGGAAATGCTTCCAGTTCTATTTCCCAACTAGACTGCAATCCTGGGTTATTGCTGTCTTCCTAATCCAAACTATCGTGTCTTGTTGTGTGGGTTACAACACGATATCAATGCCTCATCCTTATTTGACTTCGAGATGGTACGCtaatttggatttgattTCATATAGAACCGATTTAATGGCTATTTCCTTATTCCCAATCGTCtatttctttggaatcCGTAACAACCCATTCACTTGGGTCACTGGTATTTCGTTTGCTACATTTAACTTGTATCACAAGTGGACTGCATACGTGATGGTAATTTTGGCCTTCATTCATTCCATCATTTGGACTGTCTGGGCTAAGTCTAAGGAAGGTGGTGGTTACCTTGCTTGGTGGCCAGATGCTTACTGGCAGTGGGGTGTCTTCGCCACTATGTTGTCTTTCTTCATGGTTGCTCACAGTCATAAATGGATTAGAGACTTAGCTTATGAGTTTTTCCTTATTTTCCATAAGTTATTCAACGTCATGTTCATTGTTTGCATGTACTACCACTTGAATACCTTAGGTTGGTTGGGCTGGGTTTGGTCCATGGTCGGTATCTGGGGTTTTGATAGAGTAATGCGTTTCGCTAAAATTATTCTATGTGGTGGCTTACAAACTGCTACCGTCACTGATTGTGGAAATGGTGTTATCAGaatgaagatcaagaaCCCTCGACTCCTTAAATTTTACCCTGGCTCCTACGCTTATGTGTACTTCTTCTCTACTAGTGACCCATGGATTTACTCGTTCCAATCTCATCCTTTCACTGTGCTGTCAGTGccagatgaagatgagtCCACCTTAACAATTATCTTCAAAGCTAAAAAGGGTATAACTAGAAATGTCTTGAACCGattattgaaatctggCGTTGATGAACTTAAATACAAGATCTTTGTTGAGGGACCATATGGTGCTGCTTATCCATGCCACAAGAATTCCACCCGTAAATTTATTGGTTTGGCCGCAGGTCTAGGTATCAGTGCTGTCTTCCCTCATATCAAATCCGTCATTGAACAAACGTCAACCAATATTGTTCATGAACTTAAATGGATTTCCAATGATATGAACTGTTTGAACTGGTTCAGCAAAGAATTGGCGTGGTTAGCATCTAATAATTGCAAAATTACCTTCATCTATACCAAGGATATCGGCTCTGATACGGAATCCGTATCCGACTACTCAGAAAAGCCAAAATCCATACAAGACCAAAAGATTTCGTCTAAAATTGAAGTACTGACATTCAGTACTCGTCCGGATATGAACCAAATCGTGCATGAAGCCATTTCTAGTAGCGAAGAGGacatttcttttgtatCATGTGGCCCTTCTTCCTTCATTGATGTCGTTAGATACAGCGtcaaaaaagaattagCCAACACTAAGGTAGACGTCGATTTAGAAGAGGAGTCCTTTACTTGGTAA
- the CDC123 gene encoding cell proliferation protein CDC123 (similar to uniprot|Q05791 Saccharomyces cerevisiae YLR215C CDC123) encodes MAAESYTPLVDIKVRSDDIRACSFSSWYDKFKKYTPKAKIIQPLPEEFLRYLAQDGIRLSLEENDSTYNDHCLKRDDDNEYSDWEADDDGDNDSDSDDDKNGKEEEMVPMVNFPDLHREIAEVIGEYGAVTPKLNWSAPRDATWILPNNTSKCMNVNDIYLLLNASNYIAYDLDHAFDECEDRDNSDNQSIQFELVLRKWFDINPALEFRVFVRDSEIWGISQRDLNYYNYLEPLQDTFTNLIEEFVYDIVLPNFDLKSFVLDVYLPRPFESCWLIDINPWSRTTDPLLFSWNELASKDLDSDASPEIRLITEHNMGRFVTKEHSENQVPKDVVQASLDPESMRELTYKWKEILKMQEAESDSDSN; translated from the coding sequence ATGGCAGCTGAAAGCTATACACCTTTAGTTGATATTAAGGTGAGGTCAGATGACATTAGGGCATGTAGTTTCTCATCATGGTACGATAAGttcaaaaaatatacaCCAAAGGCTAAGATTATTCAACCGCTGCCCGAGGAATTTCTACGATATTTGGCTCAGGACGGGATAAGgctttctttggaagagaaTGACTCTACGTATAATGATCATTGCTTAAAGCGTGACGATGATAACGAGTACAGTGATTGGGAGGCAGACGACGATGGTGATAATGATTCTGACTCAGACGATGATAAAAAtgggaaagaagaagagatgGTTCCTATGGTTAATTTCCCCGATCTTCATAGAGAGATTGCTGAAGTGATTGGTGAGTATGGCGCAGTCACGCCGAAACTCAACTGGTCTGCTCCAAGAGATGCTACTTGGATTTTGCCCAATAATACTTCCAAATGTATGAATGTGAATGACATTTATCTTTTACTAAATGCGTCTAACTATATCGCATACGATTTGGATCATGCGTTTGATGAATGTGAGGATAGGGACAATTCGGACAATCAGTCTATCCAGTTTGAACTAGTATTAAGGAAATGGTTTGACATAAACCCTGCGCTGGAATTTAGGGTGTTCGTCAGAGATTCTGAAATTTGGGGAATATCACAAAGGGATTtgaattattataattATTTGGAACCTTTACAGGATACATTCACGAACCTTATCGAGGAATTCGTTTATGATATCGTGCTACCCAATTTCGACCTAAAGTCTTTTGTGTTGGATGTATATTTACCCAGACCCTTTGAATCATGTTGGCTGATAGATATAAATCCTTGGTCAAGAACTACAGACCCGTTACTTTTCTCCTGGAACGAGTTGGCTTCGAAAGATTTAGATTCCGATGCCAGTCCTGAAATTAGACTCATCACAGAACACAATATGGGTAGATTCGTCACCAAAGAGCATTCAGAGAACCAAGTACCCAAAGATGTAGTTCAAGCTAGTTTAGATCCCGAGTCAATGAGAGAACTAACATATAAATGGAAAGAGATCCTTAAGATGCAAGAAGCGGAGAGCGATAGTGATAGCAATTAA